The Equus asinus isolate D_3611 breed Donkey chromosome 22, EquAss-T2T_v2, whole genome shotgun sequence genome has a segment encoding these proteins:
- the AQP6 gene encoding aquaporin-6, with product MEPGRCCLPKMLPCRFWTAISKALFAEFLATGLYVFFGVGSALRWPSALPSVLQVAITINMATAMAVQVTWKVSGAHVNPAVTLAFLVGSQISLPRAVAYVAAQLAGATVGAALLYGVTPWDIRETLGVNMVRDSISTGQAVAVEVVLTLQMVLCVFASTDSRQASGSPATVIAASMAVGHLIGIYFTGCSMNPARSFGPAVIVGKFTVHWIFWVGPLTGAVLASLIYNFILFPDTKTLAQRLAILKGTAEVEKVAGVEPQKRESESNSRDTEMESVGQMA from the exons ATGGAGCCAGGCAGATGCTGCTTGCCCAAGATGCTGCCGTGCCGGTTCTGGACGGCCATCAGCAAGGCGCTGTTTGCTGAGTTCCTGGCCACAGGGCTCTACGTGTTCTTTGGCGTGGGCTCAGCTCTGCGCTGGCCCTCAGCACTTCCCTCAGTGCTGCAGGTCGCCATCACCATCAACATGGCCACGGCCATGGCTGTGCAGGTCACTTGGAAGGTCAGCGGGGCCCACGTCAACCCTGCTGTGACGCTGGCTTTCCTCGTGGGCTCCCAGATCTCCCTGCCCCGTGCTGTGGCCTATGTGGCTGCCCAGCTGGCTGGAGCCACAGTGGGAGCTGCTCTGCTTTATGGGGTAACGCCATGGGATATCCGAGAGACCCTTGGGGTCAACATG GTCCGGGACAGCATCTCGACCGGCCAAGCGGTGGCAGTGGAGGTGGTTCTGACCCTGCAGATGGTGCTCTGTGTCTTTGCTTCCACGGACAGCCGTCAGGCCTCAGGCTCCCCGGCCACCGTGATTGCAGCCTCTATGGCAGTGGGCCACCTCATTGGG ATCTACTTCACCGGCTGCTCCATGAACCCAGCCCGCTCCTTTGGTCCTGCCGTCATCGTGGGGAAATTCACAGTCCACTGG ATCTTTTGGGTGGGACCCCTAACAGGGGCTGTCCTGGCTTCACTGATCTACAACTTTATCCTGTTCCCTGACACCAAGACCCTGGCTCAGCGACTGGCCATCCTCAAGGGCACCGCAGAGGTGGAGAAAGTGGCAGGGGTAGAGCCCCAGAAGAGAGAATCTGAGTCCAATTCAAGGGACACTGAAATGGAGAGTGTGGGTCAGATGGCATAG